One Ficedula albicollis isolate OC2 chromosome Z, FicAlb1.5, whole genome shotgun sequence DNA window includes the following coding sequences:
- the F2RL1 gene encoding proteinase-activated receptor 2 — translation MVALQVPIERPWACRCGPEQPRSGSLQRRPLQPGCSAALGTQGPLTAQRPRAARTGGPGTGGLGDRRTGDRPARGPAGSGTGNNGSSKPKGRSFIGQKVLNVNNSEEFYKVDEFVADVLTGKLTTVFLPIVYIFVFIVGLPSNAMALWVFFFRTKKKHPAVIYMVNLALADLLFIVWFPLKISYHLNGNNWLFGEGLCKVFVGFFYGNMYCSILFMTCLSVQRYWVVVNPIVNSKKKSEIAIGISIAIWVLILLGTIPLYLVNQTAYISNLKITTCHDVLPENVLAHDMFSYFLSLATGLFLIPAIITAIAYILMIKTLSASIIDVSTGKKRKRAIRLIIVVLSMYLICFTPSNVLIIVHYSLLKAYSQSHVYVWYITSLCLSTLNSCIDPFIYYYVSKDFRNNLKYALLCRSVRTTQRMQVSLSSGRYPKKSNSYSSNSSRTTKSTY, via the exons ATGGTAGCGTTACAGGTTCCCATTGAACGCCCCTGGGCCTGCCGGTGTGGCCCAGAACAACCCCGCTCCGGGTCACTGCAGCGGCGGCCGCTCCAGCCGGGCTGCTCAGCTGCGCTGGGCACCCAGGGGCCGTTAACAGCGCAGCGCCCGCGGGCAGCGCGCACCGGCGGGCCGGGCACCGGCGGGCTCGGGGATCGGCGGACTGGGGACCGGCCGGCTCGGGGACCGGCGGGCTCGGGGACCG ggaATAATGGATCCAGCAAACCAAAAGGAAGAAGTTTCATTGGCCAGAAGGTTCTAAATGTCAATAATTCTGAAGAGTTTTACAAGGTGGATGAATTTGTAGCAGACGTCCTCACAGGAAAGCTGACTACAGTTTTTCTTCCCATTGTTTATATCTTTGTCTTTATAGTTGGTTTGCCAAGCAATGCCATGGCCCTCTGGGTCTTTTTCTTCCgaacaaagaagaaacatcCGGCTGTGATTTATATGGTTAACTTGGCATTGGCAGACCTTCTTTTTATTGTCTGGTTCCCACTGAAGATTTCATACCATCTAAACGGCAATAACTGGCTATTTGGTGAAGGTCTCTGCAAAGTATTTGTTGGATTTTTCTATGGAAATATGTACTGTTCCATCCTCTTTATGACATGTCTCAGTGTACAACGGTATTGGGTTGTAGTGAACCCCATAGTGaattcaaaaaagaaatcagaaattgcTATAGGCATCTCCATTGCTATCTGGGTACTGATTTTGTTGGGCACCATTCCATTGTATCTTGTTAATCAGACGGCATATATTTCAAATCTTAAAATCACAACCTGCCATGATGTGCTGCCTGAAAATGTTTTGGCTCATGATATGTTCAGTTATTTCCTCTCACTTGCAACTGGACTTTTCTTAATCCCAGCTATCATCACTGCTATTGCATACATTCTAATGATTAAGACCCTAAGTGCTTCCATCATTGATGTAAGCACTGGGAAGAAACGAAAAAGAGCAATTAGACTCATTATTGTTGTCCTGTCCATGTATCTCATCTGTTTTACACCTAGCAATGTGCTGATTATTGTGCACTATTCACTCCTCAAAGCCTACAGCCAGAGCCATGTGTATGTGTGGTACATAACTTCGCTGTGTCTTTCCACTTTGAATAGTTGTATTGATCCCTTCATCTATTACTATGTTTCAAAAGACTTCAGAAACAACCTTAAATATGCTCTTCTTTGCCGAAGTGTGCGAACTACGCAGAGGATGCAAGTGTCTCTCTCATCAGGCAGGTACCCCAAGAAATCAAATTCTTATTCTTCAAACTCAAGTAGGACCACTAAATCAACCTACTGA